In one Bufo gargarizans isolate SCDJY-AF-19 chromosome 11, ASM1485885v1, whole genome shotgun sequence genomic region, the following are encoded:
- the GPR135 gene encoding G-protein coupled receptor 135, with product MKSAENKDMLWISKSEPQNQSRDSVSLATCVTSRALKNPGPGRELRQHPGEQRPEGCLHPAPPRPMELALLSNLTTAPGAGTTPAGAELSTNRSSGEQEAGGSPLLHGVAVACQALLLLAIFLLSCLGNCAVIVVISKHRQLRTVTNAFILSLSLADFLSALLCQPFSFVLLFSRGGAWLFGDRFCFANGFFNSCFGIVSTLTMTLISLDRYYAIVRQPQREIGRTRAVQLLAAAWLTALGFSFPWYLLAKEQWVVHKKGYYHCMYVFHSAGSRLGAAYSISLIVLCYLLPFGLMCFCHYNICKAVRLSEIRVRPVTTYAHLLRFYSEMRTATTVLIMIVFIICCRGPYCVMGLVAAAGDYPLMPLMDTVAIWMAWANGAINPLIYAIRNPNISMLLGRNREEGYRTRNIAAYLCTQGQNREVRGRADPIHDRYSNRHGQGSRVSSSSPANGGDLAMWACKNPTVLFCRDGQADTMSEPTGIKSETADTSL from the exons ATGAAATCTGCAGAGAATAAggatatgctgtggatttcaaaatctgaaCCGCAG AACCAAAGCAGAGATTCTGTTTCCCTGGCAACCTGTGTGACGTCACGGGCGCTAAAGAACCCTGGACCAGGGCGCGAACTCCGGCAGCATCCCGGGGAACAGCGGCCTGAGGGATGCCTCCACCCAGCCCCGCCGCGACCCATGGAGCTGGCTCTGCTGAGCAACCTGACGACGGCTCCGGGGGCCGGGACAACACCTGCCGGAGCCGAGCTGAGCACTAACCGCAGCTCGGGCGAGCAGGAGGCCGGGGGGAGCCCGCTGCTGCACGGGGTGGCGGTGGCCTGCCAGGCGCTGCTGCTGCTCGCCatcttcctgctctcctgcctggGCAACTGCGCCGTCATCGTGGTGATCAGCAAGCACCGGCAGCTCCGCACCGTCACCAACGCCTTCATCCTGTCCCTGTCCCTGGCCGACTTCCTGAGCGCGCTGCTCTGCCAGCCCTTCTCCTTCGTGCTGCTCTTCTCCCGCGGGGGCGCCTGGCTCTTCGGGGATCGCTTCTGCTTCGCCAACGGCTTCTTCAACTCCTGCTTCGGGATCGTGTCCACCCTGACCATGACCCTCATCTCCCTGGACCGCTACTACGCCATCGTGCGGCAGCCGCAGAGAGAGATCGGCCGCACCCGCGCGGTGCAGCTGCTGGCCGCCGCCTGGCTCACCGCCCTGGGCTTCTCCTTCCCTTGGTACCTGCTGGCCAAGGAGCAATGGGTGGTCCACAAGAAGGGCTACTACCACTGCATGTACGTGTTCCACTCTGCTGGCTCCAGGCTGGGTGCGGCCTACAGCATCTCCCTCATCGTCCTGTGTTACCTCCTGCCCTTCGGCCTCATGTGCTTCTGCCACTACAACATCTGTAAGGCGGTGAGGCTGTCGGAGATTCGCGTCCGCCCGGTGACCACCTACGCCCACCTGCTTCGCTTCTACAGCGAGATGAGAACGGCCACCACGGTGCTCATCATGATCGTCTTCATCATCTGCTGCCGGGGGCCCTATTGCGTCATGGGCTTGGTGGCAGCCGCCGGGGACTACCCGTTAATGCCGCTCATGGATACGGTGGCCATATGGATGGCCTGGGCCAACGGGGCCATCAACCCGCTGATCTATGCCATTCGCAACCCTAACATCTCCATGCTGCTGGGTCGGAATCGGGAAGAGGGCTATAGGACTAGGAACATTGCGGCCTATCTGTGCACGCAGGGTCAGAACAGAGAGGTCAGAGGGCGAGCTGACCCCATCCATGATCGATACAGTAATCGGCATGGACAGGGCAGTAGGGTCTCTTCCTCCAGTCCAGCTAACGGTGGCGATCTGGCTATGTGGGCCTGTAAGAACCCGACCGTTCTCTTCTGTCGGGATGGACAAGCCGACACCATGTCAGAACCAACTGGCATCAAATCTGAGACTGCCGATACCAGCCTATGA